A single genomic interval of Zobellia nedashkovskayae harbors:
- the wecB gene encoding non-hydrolyzing UDP-N-acetylglucosamine 2-epimerase, with amino-acid sequence MKIVAIIGARPQFIKHFPFELASKGKVELITVHTGQHYDENMSDIFFTQLNMSPPSFTLHVGSGPHGEQTGKMMIEIEKIIEETKPDGVVVYGDTNSTLAGALVASKLHIPLFHIEAGLRSFNKKMPEEVNRVLTDHISDLLFVPSGIAVQNLKDEGVEQGVYEVGDIMKDLVQYVTKNDLLRDHAPKEKNFYYATIHRPYNTDDKERLTYVLETLEQLDKKVIFSLHPRTKNLASYYGLNLEDYINISFIEPQSYFSNLAYLQNSEGLITDSGGMQKEAYWLKRKCITIRKETEWKETLEDNANILLFQDLSKINDELEKKPLSYNINLYGQGSSASKMVDKIIQFIN; translated from the coding sequence ATGAAAATAGTAGCTATAATTGGGGCTAGACCACAATTTATTAAGCATTTTCCCTTTGAATTAGCAAGTAAGGGTAAAGTAGAGCTTATAACCGTGCATACTGGGCAGCATTATGATGAGAATATGAGTGATATATTTTTCACTCAGCTCAATATGAGTCCGCCAAGTTTTACGCTTCATGTTGGAAGTGGACCTCATGGGGAACAAACAGGTAAAATGATGATCGAAATAGAGAAAATCATAGAAGAGACAAAACCTGACGGTGTTGTGGTTTATGGCGATACTAATTCAACTCTGGCTGGCGCGTTGGTTGCATCAAAATTACATATACCCTTATTTCATATTGAAGCAGGCTTACGAAGTTTCAATAAAAAAATGCCGGAAGAGGTAAATCGTGTACTTACCGATCATATTTCTGACCTATTATTTGTTCCTAGTGGTATTGCTGTGCAAAACCTTAAAGACGAGGGTGTGGAGCAAGGCGTATATGAGGTAGGTGATATAATGAAGGATTTAGTTCAATACGTTACAAAAAACGACTTATTGAGAGACCACGCCCCAAAAGAAAAAAACTTTTACTATGCAACAATACACAGACCATATAATACTGATGATAAAGAGAGGTTAACGTACGTTTTAGAAACCCTTGAGCAACTTGATAAAAAGGTCATCTTCTCGCTTCACCCTAGGACAAAAAACCTGGCTTCTTATTATGGTTTGAATCTTGAAGATTATATCAACATTAGTTTTATAGAACCACAATCTTACTTTTCTAATTTGGCTTATCTTCAAAATTCCGAAGGTCTTATAACGGATAGTGGCGGTATGCAGAAAGAAGCATACTGGCTTAAAAGGAAGTGTATAACAATACGCAAAGAAACAGAGTGGAAAGAGACGCTTGAGGACAATGCAAATATTCTCCTTTTTCAAGATTTATCGAAGATCAATGATGAATTAGAGAAGAAGCCTCTTAGTTACAACATCAACTTATATGGTCAAGGCAGTAGTGCTTCAAAGATGGTAGATAAGATTATTCAGTTTATAAACTAA
- a CDS encoding Gfo/Idh/MocA family protein: MKNFALIGAAGYIAPRHMKAIKATGNHLIAAFDKGDSVGIIDSYFPNTDFFVEFERFDRHIEKLKYETETYLDFVSICSPNYLHDAHIRFALRSGADAICEKPLVLNPWNVDKLQHVEEKTGKRIYNVLQLRVHPSIIALREKVKQAKKDTKFEVDLTYLTSRGHWYQTSWKGDAEKSGGIATNIGVHFYDMLSWIFGDVQENVVHVHESDHAAGYLEFEHARVKWFLSINSKYLPKEIKDAGQTTFRSIKINDEELEFSGGFSDLHTMVYKDILAGKGYGLDAARTAIEIVHDIRNSKPIGLKGNYHPLLK; the protein is encoded by the coding sequence ATGAAAAATTTCGCACTTATTGGAGCAGCAGGTTATATTGCGCCCAGACATATGAAGGCTATCAAGGCCACCGGCAACCATTTAATAGCCGCTTTTGATAAAGGGGATAGTGTTGGTATAATTGATTCTTATTTTCCCAACACGGACTTTTTCGTGGAATTTGAACGTTTTGACCGTCATATTGAAAAACTAAAATACGAGACAGAAACTTACCTTGATTTCGTTAGTATTTGCTCGCCAAATTATCTACATGATGCGCATATTAGATTTGCATTACGAAGTGGTGCGGACGCCATTTGCGAAAAACCATTGGTGCTCAATCCGTGGAACGTAGACAAGTTACAACATGTTGAAGAAAAGACAGGTAAAAGAATATATAATGTTCTGCAATTAAGAGTGCACCCTAGTATAATAGCCCTTCGTGAAAAAGTAAAGCAAGCAAAGAAAGATACTAAGTTTGAAGTAGACCTTACATATTTGACCTCAAGAGGGCATTGGTATCAAACCTCATGGAAGGGTGATGCGGAAAAGTCTGGGGGAATAGCTACCAATATTGGAGTTCATTTTTATGATATGCTATCATGGATTTTTGGGGATGTTCAGGAAAATGTAGTGCATGTTCATGAAAGTGACCATGCTGCGGGCTATTTAGAGTTTGAGCATGCAAGGGTTAAATGGTTTCTCTCAATCAATTCTAAGTACTTACCTAAAGAAATCAAGGACGCAGGGCAGACTACTTTTAGGTCTATTAAAATTAATGATGAAGAGTTAGAATTTAGCGGAGGCTTTTCAGACTTACATACTATGGTATATAAGGATATTCTTGCAGGAAAGGGTTATGGACTTGATGCGGCCAGAACAGCAATTGAAATTGTCCATGATATTAGAAATTCAAAACCTATTGGGCTTAAGGGTAATTACCACCCTCTTCTAAAATAG